Proteins encoded together in one Stigmatella aurantiaca window:
- a CDS encoding GNAT family N-acetyltransferase produces the protein MILRNVTDEDLPIFFEHQRDPEALRMAAFPSRERDAFMTHWRTKVLRPENVTRTIVMGRMAVGYIGSWEQDAKRLVGYWIGREHWGKGIATQALSEFLVQEPARPLEAWVALHNLASIRVLEKCGFHTMSSENPHHPGEVAEVLMRLGPA, from the coding sequence ATGATCCTCCGCAATGTCACAGATGAGGACCTTCCCATCTTCTTCGAACACCAGCGTGACCCAGAAGCGCTGCGCATGGCCGCATTTCCATCGCGGGAGCGCGATGCGTTCATGACCCACTGGCGCACCAAGGTTCTTCGTCCTGAAAACGTCACCCGCACCATCGTGATGGGCCGCATGGCCGTTGGGTACATCGGCAGCTGGGAACAGGATGCCAAGCGCCTCGTCGGCTATTGGATTGGCCGAGAGCACTGGGGCAAAGGCATCGCTACCCAGGCCCTCTCGGAGTTTCTCGTGCAGGAGCCCGCCCGGCCGCTTGAGGCGTGGGTCGCTCTCCACAACCTCGCGTCGATCCGCGTCCTCGAGAAGTGTGGCTTCCACACCATGAGCAGCGAGAACCCTCATCACCCGGGTGAAGTTGCCGAAGTCCTCATGAGGTTAGGTCCGGCGTAG
- a CDS encoding calmodulin — translation MAKATLFAFTQPSSPGVEFFIELTDDNTIAHARRILSGEEQHEVHVHGRIIKQRKDYNPRFSFHLDPVTIRFFSVAIEVCDANMVYVEDHLDEAGGAFLPGGHWCPWDSRLTREVK, via the coding sequence ATGGCAAAGGCGACCCTCTTCGCATTCACTCAGCCAAGCTCACCTGGAGTTGAGTTTTTCATTGAACTGACCGACGACAACACCATTGCACATGCGCGCCGGATACTCTCCGGCGAAGAGCAGCACGAGGTTCACGTCCACGGGAGGATTATCAAGCAGCGCAAGGACTACAACCCGCGATTCTCGTTCCATCTTGATCCGGTGACCATCAGGTTCTTCTCGGTGGCCATTGAAGTCTGTGATGCCAACATGGTGTACGTCGAAGATCACTTGGACGAAGCGGGTGGCGCGTTTCTCCCTGGCGGTCACTGGTGCCCGTGGGACTCCCGGCTGACGCGCGAAGTGAAGTAA
- a CDS encoding class I SAM-dependent DNA methyltransferase translates to MHEYDLIADWYASQRTGHMGVPEVTALAASLPAGASVLDAGCGTGLPLTRVLLEHGCHVMGVDSSRELLARFQANFPHVPVVCASIQSCELQAWTFDAAIAWGVLFHLRHEEQEQAIANIARALKPGAAFLFTSGDAHGSIDGEPMNGVPFRYHSYSVDGYRDLLRTYGLTLDATHRDRGKNVYFLSRKTG, encoded by the coding sequence GTGCACGAGTACGATTTGATCGCGGACTGGTATGCATCCCAACGCACAGGCCACATGGGCGTCCCGGAAGTGACCGCGCTCGCGGCCTCACTTCCGGCCGGCGCCTCGGTGTTGGACGCCGGCTGCGGCACGGGATTGCCGCTGACGCGGGTGCTGCTGGAGCATGGCTGCCACGTGATGGGCGTGGATAGCTCCCGCGAACTGCTGGCGCGATTTCAAGCGAACTTCCCCCACGTGCCGGTGGTCTGTGCGTCCATCCAGTCGTGTGAGCTTCAGGCGTGGACGTTCGACGCCGCGATTGCATGGGGGGTCCTGTTCCACCTGCGCCACGAAGAGCAGGAACAGGCAATCGCCAATATCGCGAGGGCATTGAAACCTGGCGCCGCGTTCCTCTTCACCTCCGGCGACGCCCACGGCTCCATCGACGGCGAGCCGATGAATGGCGTGCCGTTCCGCTATCACTCGTACAGCGTCGACGGGTATCGCGACCTGCTGCGCACGTACGGGCTCACGTTGGACGCGACACATAGGGACCGAGGCAAGAACGTCTATTTCCTGTCGCGCAAGACTGGATAA
- a CDS encoding AraC family transcriptional regulator codes for MTDPLSEVIALLQPRAVFSKGISGAGRWGVRYSDFGQPSFSAVLEGSCRLAVDGQPTLTLQAGDFVLLPATPGFTMSGFEPVVPERIDAKATPSPKGEVRYGTRGGRPDVRMLGGYFVFDSPDAALLVSLLPALVHVRGVERLPALVQLVRDEASDQRSGRDLVLTRLVELLLIEALRSTPGDNAPPGLLRGLADARLAPAIRQMHGHLTRPWTVAQLAKSAALSRSAFFDRFTRTVGLPPMGYLLDWRMAVARGLLRRRELAITEIAERVGYSSASTFTTAFSRHVGQSPGRYARSS; via the coding sequence GTGACCGACCCGCTCTCGGAAGTCATCGCCCTGCTTCAACCACGAGCCGTCTTCTCGAAGGGCATCAGCGGAGCAGGCCGCTGGGGGGTTCGCTACTCGGACTTCGGCCAGCCAAGTTTCAGTGCCGTGCTCGAAGGAAGCTGTCGGCTTGCTGTCGACGGCCAGCCCACCCTCACGCTCCAGGCGGGCGATTTTGTGCTCCTGCCGGCGACGCCGGGCTTCACCATGTCCGGCTTCGAGCCGGTGGTACCCGAGCGCATCGACGCCAAGGCGACGCCTTCTCCGAAGGGGGAGGTGCGTTACGGCACGCGTGGCGGCCGTCCCGACGTGCGCATGCTCGGCGGTTACTTCGTCTTCGACTCGCCTGACGCGGCCCTGCTGGTGTCGTTGCTCCCGGCTCTTGTGCACGTGCGCGGCGTGGAGCGGCTCCCGGCGCTGGTACAGCTCGTCCGCGACGAGGCGAGCGATCAGCGCTCGGGCCGCGACCTCGTGCTCACGCGTCTCGTGGAGCTACTGCTCATCGAGGCGCTGCGCTCGACACCGGGCGACAACGCGCCTCCAGGGCTCCTGCGCGGCCTGGCAGATGCGCGGCTCGCTCCCGCGATACGGCAGATGCACGGTCACCTCACGCGGCCGTGGACGGTGGCGCAGCTCGCGAAGAGCGCGGCCCTCTCGCGCTCGGCGTTTTTCGACCGCTTCACGCGCACCGTGGGTCTGCCCCCGATGGGGTACCTGCTGGACTGGCGGATGGCCGTTGCGAGGGGGCTGCTTCGCCGCCGGGAACTCGCCATCACAGAGATCGCCGAGCGCGTCGGGTACAGCTCGGCGAGCACCTTCACCACGGCGTTCAGTCGACATGTGGGCCAGTCTCCGGGCCGCTATGCGCGATCGAGCTAG